A stretch of Microbacterium sp. 4R-513 DNA encodes these proteins:
- a CDS encoding FadR/GntR family transcriptional regulator → MAVTDEAILKIREMITSGELEPGDRLPPEKELSERLGLSRNSLREAVKALEMIRVLDVRRGDGTYVTSLEPRLLLEAVAFVVDLHTDRSVLEIFGVRRILEPAAAALAAGHMTPDTVARLESFMDDTDALAGVEDLVKHDLEFHQAIVEASGNEYLSRLVESMSSGTVRARVWRGITQQGATERTISEHRGILDALRRGDARLAEALMLTHIAGIEDWLRDAS, encoded by the coding sequence GTGGCAGTGACCGACGAGGCGATCCTGAAGATCCGCGAGATGATCACGTCCGGGGAGCTCGAACCGGGCGACCGGCTTCCTCCGGAGAAGGAGCTGAGTGAACGGCTGGGTCTATCGCGGAATTCGCTGCGCGAGGCGGTCAAGGCGCTCGAGATGATCCGCGTTCTCGATGTCCGGCGCGGCGACGGCACCTACGTCACGAGCCTTGAGCCGCGCCTGCTTCTCGAGGCGGTGGCGTTCGTCGTCGACCTGCACACCGATCGCTCGGTGCTCGAGATCTTCGGCGTGCGGCGCATCCTCGAGCCAGCGGCCGCGGCGCTCGCCGCGGGCCACATGACGCCTGACACGGTCGCACGACTCGAGTCCTTCATGGACGATACCGACGCCCTCGCAGGGGTCGAAGACCTCGTCAAGCATGATCTCGAGTTCCATCAGGCGATCGTCGAGGCCTCTGGAAACGAGTACCTGAGCCGCCTCGTCGAGTCGATGTCGAGCGGCACGGTGCGCGCGCGGGTGTGGCGCGGCATCACGCAGCAGGGTGCCACCGAGCGCACGATCTCGGAGCATCGGGGCATCCTCGACGCCCTGCGGCGGGGCGACGCGCGGCTGGCCGAGGCGCTCATGCTCACCCACATCGCAGGAATCGAAGACTGGCTGCGGGATGCCTCGTAG
- a CDS encoding L-rhamnose mutarotase, translating into MRVALHSVIRESAVDDYRAHHARVPEELVALFERAGIHDWVIWRSGDRLFHLVDCDHWDDAMTVVGADPANERWQADIGRFVAVFHTADGADGFAPIEEVWSLAGQRSEGATA; encoded by the coding sequence ATGCGCGTCGCGCTGCACTCCGTCATCCGCGAGAGCGCGGTTGACGACTACCGGGCCCACCACGCACGAGTGCCTGAGGAGCTCGTCGCGCTCTTCGAGCGCGCCGGCATCCACGACTGGGTGATCTGGCGCTCGGGAGACCGGCTTTTTCATCTCGTGGACTGCGACCACTGGGACGATGCAATGACGGTAGTCGGCGCGGATCCCGCCAACGAGCGGTGGCAGGCGGACATCGGACGATTCGTTGCCGTCTTTCACACCGCGGACGGCGCCGACGGGTTCGCCCCGATAGAAGAGGTGTGGAGCCTTGCAGGACAGCGGTCCGAGGGCGCCACGGCATGA
- a CDS encoding amidohydrolase family protein, which translates to MSVLDTHVHVWDPTRLTYPWLDGLAALDRPFLPCEYQGAERAIFVQADCLPDQALAEARWVAGLYWPELAGIVAGADLRSPDLEAHLDALGEVGRVVGIRHLLQGEDAARFADPALRRGLRALASRGLTFDACVRHPQLPALVELVEAVPGLRVVLDHIGKSPVAEGISSDAGRQWRIWLRRLSALPDVHVKLSGLPAETDDAPAFFTQADDFIRFAVDAFGPERAMVGSDWPVSEKFGAKVGPEEWIERVRFATGLVGDEWDAIAATTAARFYRVPEQQ; encoded by the coding sequence ATGAGCGTGCTCGACACCCACGTCCACGTGTGGGATCCGACGCGTCTGACCTACCCCTGGCTGGACGGCCTCGCCGCTCTGGACCGGCCGTTCCTGCCCTGCGAATACCAAGGCGCCGAGCGCGCAATCTTCGTGCAGGCGGACTGCCTTCCGGACCAGGCCCTCGCGGAGGCGCGCTGGGTCGCCGGCCTCTACTGGCCTGAGCTCGCCGGCATCGTCGCGGGCGCCGACCTCCGCTCGCCCGACCTCGAGGCGCACCTCGACGCACTCGGCGAAGTGGGGCGGGTCGTGGGCATCCGTCATCTTCTCCAGGGGGAGGATGCCGCCCGCTTCGCGGACCCCGCCCTGCGCCGGGGTCTGCGTGCGCTCGCCAGCCGGGGCCTGACTTTCGACGCCTGCGTCCGGCATCCCCAGCTCCCCGCGCTGGTCGAGCTCGTCGAGGCGGTCCCTGGGTTACGGGTGGTGCTCGACCACATCGGCAAGTCGCCGGTCGCGGAAGGCATCTCGAGCGATGCAGGCAGGCAGTGGAGAATATGGCTCCGCCGCCTGTCGGCGCTGCCCGACGTGCACGTGAAGCTCTCCGGCCTGCCAGCTGAGACCGATGACGCGCCGGCGTTCTTCACCCAAGCCGACGACTTCATCCGCTTTGCGGTGGACGCGTTCGGGCCGGAGCGCGCGATGGTGGGCAGTGACTGGCCGGTGAGTGAGAAGTTCGGAGCGAAGGTCGGACCCGAGGAGTGGATCGAGCGGGTACGGTTTGCGACGGGGCTAGTCGGCGACGAATGGGATGCCATCGCCGCGACGACGGCGGCCCGGTTCTACCGCGTGCCTGAACAGCAATGA
- a CDS encoding aldo/keto reductase, whose translation MTIAFGPLGLGAASIGNLYREVDDARARGALDAAWDGGIRYFDTAPHYGLGLSERRLGDFLRDKPRDDYIVSTKVGRLLEPNPAFAGGRDLAQGFDVPDDVLRRFDASAEGIRRSLEESLERLALDRVDILYLHDPDAYDLEWGLRDGLPALAALRDEGLVEAIGIGVNDSAVATRAVVEGDLDLVMIAGRYTLLEQTAAEDLLPACAARGVRVVAAAPFNSGLLATSGPRADATYNYGEAPAEVIERASAIARVCAAFGVELPAAALQFPLRHPAVTTVVVGTANPASISENIARISAPIPDELWAVLADRGLVADPSTSTSQHS comes from the coding sequence GTGACGATCGCGTTCGGACCACTCGGCCTCGGCGCCGCGTCGATCGGCAACCTGTATCGCGAGGTCGACGACGCGCGCGCACGCGGGGCGCTCGACGCAGCGTGGGATGGCGGCATCCGGTACTTCGACACTGCCCCCCACTACGGGCTCGGGCTCTCGGAGCGGCGCCTCGGCGACTTCCTGCGCGACAAGCCGCGCGACGACTACATCGTGTCGACCAAGGTCGGCCGGCTGCTCGAACCCAACCCCGCCTTCGCCGGCGGGCGGGATCTCGCCCAGGGCTTCGACGTGCCCGACGACGTGCTCCGTCGCTTCGACGCGAGCGCAGAGGGTATCCGCCGGTCACTCGAGGAGTCGCTCGAGCGCCTCGCACTCGACCGGGTCGACATCCTTTATCTGCACGATCCGGACGCATACGACCTCGAGTGGGGCCTGCGGGACGGGTTGCCGGCGCTGGCTGCGCTCCGCGACGAAGGGCTTGTCGAGGCGATCGGTATCGGCGTCAATGACTCGGCCGTCGCAACGCGCGCGGTGGTGGAGGGCGACCTCGACCTCGTGATGATCGCCGGGAGGTACACGCTTCTCGAGCAGACGGCCGCGGAGGATCTGCTGCCCGCGTGCGCCGCGCGCGGAGTGCGCGTTGTGGCCGCCGCGCCCTTCAACTCGGGACTGCTCGCAACATCCGGCCCGCGCGCCGACGCAACGTACAACTACGGGGAGGCCCCCGCCGAGGTCATCGAGCGGGCTAGTGCGATCGCGCGCGTATGTGCCGCGTTCGGCGTCGAGTTGCCGGCGGCGGCGCTGCAGTTCCCGCTGCGCCACCCGGCCGTCACCACCGTCGTCGTCGGAACGGCGAACCCCGCCTCGATCTCCGAGAACATCGCGCGCATCTCCGCACCAATCCCCGACGAACTCTGGGCCGTCCTCGCCGACCGCGGTCTGGTCGCGGACCCCTCGACATCGACATCACAGCACTCCTGA
- a CDS encoding enolase C-terminal domain-like protein, translated as MAVINRVDTFDIRFPTSLSLDGSDAMNPDPDYSAAYVVVGTDAPDGLEGHGFVFTIGRGNDVQVAAIDTLRHHLLGRDADVLLADMGATARLFRDDSQLRWLGPEKGVMHMAIGAVINALWDLRAKRAGEPLWLHLSRLSPEEIVALVDFRYLTDVLTPDDALEILRAAVPGREERTEQLLREGYAAYTTGPGWLGYSDEKLARLCREAVAAGFRQIKLKVGGDLGDDVRRMRIARSNVPDGFPIAIDANQRWDVGAAIEWVNALKEFEPAWIEEPTSPDDVLGHAAIARGVAPVRVATGEHAQNRVMFKQLLQVRGVDVLQIDATRVGGVNENMANLLLAAKFGIPVCPHAGGVGLCEAVQHLSMFDYVAVSRTREGRMIEYADHLHEHFVVPVEIREGHYVAPTAPGAGTEMLAESIAAHSWRNSYSEVRA; from the coding sequence ATGGCAGTCATCAATAGGGTCGACACGTTCGACATCCGGTTTCCCACATCCCTGAGCCTCGACGGCTCCGACGCGATGAACCCGGACCCGGACTACTCGGCGGCGTACGTTGTCGTCGGCACCGACGCGCCGGACGGTCTCGAAGGCCATGGCTTCGTCTTCACGATCGGCCGGGGAAACGACGTCCAGGTCGCCGCGATCGACACCCTGCGTCACCACCTCCTGGGTCGCGATGCCGACGTCCTCCTGGCCGACATGGGTGCGACAGCGCGGCTCTTCCGCGACGACTCGCAATTACGCTGGCTGGGTCCGGAGAAGGGCGTCATGCACATGGCGATCGGCGCCGTGATCAACGCGTTGTGGGATCTACGCGCGAAGCGCGCAGGAGAGCCGCTGTGGCTGCATCTGAGCCGGCTGAGCCCCGAAGAGATCGTGGCGCTCGTCGACTTCCGCTATCTCACTGACGTCCTCACTCCTGATGACGCGCTCGAGATCCTGCGTGCTGCCGTACCCGGACGTGAGGAGCGCACCGAGCAGCTCCTGCGTGAGGGCTACGCCGCTTACACGACCGGCCCAGGCTGGCTCGGCTACTCCGACGAGAAGCTCGCGCGGCTGTGCCGCGAAGCCGTCGCAGCCGGGTTCCGGCAGATCAAGCTCAAGGTCGGGGGCGACCTCGGCGACGACGTCCGGCGCATGCGCATCGCCCGCTCCAACGTGCCAGACGGGTTCCCGATCGCCATCGACGCCAACCAGAGGTGGGACGTCGGGGCGGCGATCGAGTGGGTCAACGCCCTCAAGGAGTTCGAACCGGCGTGGATCGAGGAGCCCACGAGCCCAGATGACGTACTTGGTCACGCCGCCATCGCGCGCGGCGTCGCCCCCGTGCGCGTCGCAACGGGCGAGCACGCGCAGAACCGCGTGATGTTCAAGCAGCTCCTCCAGGTGCGGGGTGTCGACGTGCTCCAGATCGACGCGACCCGGGTCGGGGGCGTCAATGAGAACATGGCGAACCTCCTGCTCGCGGCCAAGTTCGGCATCCCAGTCTGTCCACACGCGGGCGGCGTGGGCCTGTGCGAAGCCGTCCAGCACCTCTCGATGTTCGACTACGTCGCCGTCTCGCGGACGCGCGAAGGTCGGATGATCGAGTATGCCGACCATCTCCACGAGCACTTCGTCGTGCCCGTCGAGATCCGCGAGGGCCACTACGTCGCGCCTACGGCGCCCGGCGCCGGAACCGAGATGCTCGCCGAGTCCATCGCCGCGCATTCATGGCGGAACTCGTATTCCGAGGTGCGCGCGTGA
- a CDS encoding SDR family oxidoreductase, with protein sequence MDTFQGKVAIVSGGASGIGRAAASRLAREGALVAVFDRSEAIGDEAVSYMVDVTDQDSVSRAVAEVVARWGHLDIVVNCAGIGAAGRILENDDAEWMRVFNINVMGAVRVIRAAIPHLIAAQPSSVVNVGSAVALTGFPNRSLYTASKGALVSLTRALAADHLADGVRFNSVNPGTTETPWIQRLLDAADDSSIERSNLEARQPHGRLVTADEVADAIAYLASPRAQSTNGVALSVDAGIEALYVSH encoded by the coding sequence ATGGACACCTTCCAAGGAAAGGTCGCGATCGTCTCGGGCGGCGCGTCCGGCATCGGCCGGGCGGCAGCATCCCGCCTCGCGCGCGAAGGAGCGCTCGTCGCCGTCTTCGACCGCAGCGAGGCGATAGGGGACGAGGCCGTCTCGTACATGGTGGACGTCACCGATCAGGACTCCGTGTCCCGTGCTGTTGCGGAGGTCGTTGCTCGATGGGGCCATCTCGACATCGTGGTCAACTGCGCGGGCATCGGCGCGGCCGGTCGCATCCTCGAGAACGACGACGCCGAATGGATGCGGGTTTTCAACATCAACGTCATGGGAGCGGTGCGTGTGATCCGGGCCGCCATCCCCCACCTCATCGCTGCGCAGCCGTCGAGTGTCGTCAACGTCGGATCGGCCGTCGCGCTAACCGGCTTCCCGAACCGCTCACTCTATACGGCGAGCAAGGGCGCGCTCGTGTCGCTCACCCGCGCGCTCGCCGCGGACCACCTCGCCGACGGCGTGCGGTTCAACTCCGTCAACCCCGGAACGACGGAGACGCCGTGGATCCAGCGCCTCCTCGACGCCGCCGACGACTCCAGCATCGAGCGCTCGAACCTCGAGGCGCGGCAGCCGCACGGACGCCTCGTCACGGCCGACGAGGTTGCCGATGCGATCGCATACCTCGCCAGCCCGCGGGCCCAGTCGACAAACGGCGTAGCTTTGTCGGTGGACGCGGGGATCGAGGCGCTCTACGTTTCACATTGA
- a CDS encoding fumarylacetoacetate hydrolase family protein, protein MRFARIGQPGEEIPVALVGDRLLDLRTITHDIDGRFLSTDPVRQVLRAADELPVLDQTAITRFGAPVARPGAVYCIGLNYAAHAREGGNEPPSDIVVFLKPPHTVVGPDDDVPLPPGTAKVDWEAELAVVIGAPAWQVTDRAEALACVAGYAVANDLSERTWQLEISGGQWSKGKGAPRFCPLGPWLVADADPSDLAIQSWVNGEARQNSRTSDMIFDVADIITRLSTHTLLEPGDVILTGTPEGVAVSGRFPYLADGDAVEIFIEGLGRQRQRFAAAVAVS, encoded by the coding sequence ATGCGCTTCGCACGAATCGGCCAGCCCGGCGAGGAGATCCCGGTGGCCCTGGTGGGCGATCGACTGCTCGACCTGCGCACCATCACTCACGACATCGACGGCCGTTTCCTCTCCACGGATCCCGTCCGCCAAGTCCTGCGGGCGGCGGACGAATTGCCGGTGCTCGACCAGACCGCGATCACGCGGTTCGGGGCGCCTGTGGCGCGTCCCGGGGCGGTCTACTGCATCGGCCTCAACTACGCCGCCCACGCGCGGGAGGGCGGCAATGAGCCCCCGAGCGACATCGTCGTCTTCCTCAAGCCGCCCCACACCGTGGTCGGCCCCGACGACGACGTGCCCCTCCCCCCAGGCACCGCCAAGGTCGACTGGGAGGCTGAGCTCGCCGTCGTGATCGGGGCGCCCGCGTGGCAGGTCACCGACCGCGCCGAGGCGCTCGCCTGCGTCGCCGGGTACGCCGTCGCGAACGATCTGTCCGAGCGCACGTGGCAGCTCGAGATCTCGGGCGGCCAGTGGTCGAAGGGCAAGGGCGCGCCCCGCTTCTGTCCGCTCGGACCCTGGCTCGTTGCCGACGCCGACCCGTCCGACCTCGCGATCCAGAGCTGGGTGAACGGCGAGGCACGGCAGAACTCGCGCACCTCCGACATGATCTTCGACGTCGCCGACATCATCACTCGGCTGAGCACCCACACGCTCCTTGAGCCGGGCGACGTCATCCTCACCGGCACTCCCGAAGGCGTCGCCGTGTCGGGGCGCTTCCCCTATCTGGCCGACGGCGACGCCGTCGAAATCTTCATCGAAGGACTCGGCCGCCAGCGGCAGCGCTTCGCGGCCGCCGTCGCGGTCAGTTGA
- a CDS encoding DUF4432 family protein, producing MTITLAGRRFEVVVAPERGADIVQVTDLQTGTPLLAVSPTGLVATPPSGAGSMAEWLAGYPGGWQLLVPNAGPERTHGGVTQGFHGEAALARWNVIAQSAASCDLETWLATAPLHLHRTVTADAEGLTVTDRIRNLSPQTVHARVMQHPAFGAPFLDADAFLEVPAATVIADGEAPGSLAAHGHVGTPAEVLGAHVGDRGISLPGPGARESVFAAFTDFARPEATFHSPNRGFGVRLSWDAATYPHAWFWIEANAGSGWPWFRRLYAVAVEPSNVLPGEGQTSRGDSRGGPGVALDPDHPLITTTRLSRVTASS from the coding sequence GTGACGATCACCCTCGCTGGGAGACGGTTCGAGGTCGTCGTGGCCCCTGAGCGGGGCGCCGACATCGTCCAGGTCACCGACCTCCAGACGGGCACCCCGCTCCTCGCGGTCTCGCCGACGGGGCTTGTGGCGACGCCTCCGTCGGGAGCCGGCTCGATGGCCGAGTGGCTCGCGGGCTACCCCGGCGGGTGGCAGCTGCTGGTCCCCAATGCCGGTCCCGAGCGCACCCACGGCGGAGTGACTCAGGGCTTCCACGGCGAGGCGGCGCTGGCGCGCTGGAACGTGATCGCGCAGTCTGCGGCGTCCTGCGATCTCGAGACGTGGCTCGCGACCGCTCCCCTGCATCTGCATCGGACCGTGACCGCGGATGCCGAGGGGCTCACGGTCACCGACCGGATCCGCAATCTCTCGCCCCAGACCGTGCACGCTCGCGTCATGCAGCATCCCGCCTTCGGCGCCCCGTTCCTCGACGCCGACGCCTTCCTCGAGGTGCCAGCGGCGACGGTGATCGCCGACGGCGAGGCCCCCGGCAGCCTTGCCGCGCACGGCCACGTCGGCACGCCGGCCGAGGTGCTCGGCGCGCACGTCGGGGATCGCGGCATCAGCCTTCCGGGGCCCGGCGCGCGAGAGTCGGTCTTCGCCGCCTTCACCGACTTCGCCCGTCCGGAAGCGACCTTCCACAGCCCGAACCGCGGCTTCGGCGTGCGCCTCTCGTGGGATGCCGCAACCTACCCGCATGCGTGGTTCTGGATCGAGGCGAACGCTGGGTCGGGATGGCCGTGGTTCCGCAGGCTCTACGCCGTCGCTGTCGAGCCGTCCAACGTGCTGCCGGGGGAAGGGCAGACCTCGCGGGGCGATTCGCGCGGCGGCCCGGGAGTCGCCCTCGACCCCGACCACCCCCTCATCACAACCACACGACTGTCGCGCGTGACGGCTTCGAGCTGA
- a CDS encoding SMP-30/gluconolactonase/LRE family protein, whose protein sequence is MVETPTVAVQRRAECGEGPVWDAAAGVLHWVDIIPGEILRTDLDTGRTTVTSYPEMVGAVAQRAHGGIVAAVASGFAGLDQNGVVDRRVDCLAGGTRMNDAKVAPDGRFWAGSCAMDFAEGAGGLWMLDQDWVATLVVDGLTQPNGLDWSCGRDAFYLVETQARQVLRFAWDVERGTIDGAPTVLIDADAFTGYPDGLCVDTRGHLWIAEFAGAAVHEFTPNGERLRTIAIPTPQPTSCAFVGPDLDELWVTSAAFQLDLADDADAGSIFRLRDLGATGLPLDPIRWLT, encoded by the coding sequence ATGGTCGAAACCCCGACCGTCGCAGTGCAGCGCCGAGCCGAGTGCGGGGAAGGGCCCGTGTGGGATGCCGCCGCCGGCGTCCTGCACTGGGTGGACATCATCCCCGGCGAGATCCTCCGCACTGATCTCGACACCGGTAGGACGACCGTCACGAGCTACCCCGAGATGGTAGGCGCCGTCGCCCAGCGTGCGCACGGCGGAATCGTCGCCGCCGTCGCGAGCGGCTTCGCGGGGCTCGACCAGAACGGGGTCGTGGACCGGCGCGTCGACTGCCTCGCCGGGGGCACCCGGATGAACGACGCCAAGGTCGCCCCCGACGGGCGCTTCTGGGCAGGCAGCTGCGCGATGGACTTCGCCGAGGGCGCCGGAGGTCTGTGGATGCTCGACCAGGACTGGGTGGCCACCCTCGTCGTCGACGGGCTCACTCAGCCCAATGGGCTCGACTGGAGCTGCGGGCGGGACGCCTTCTATCTGGTCGAGACTCAGGCTCGCCAGGTGCTGCGTTTCGCCTGGGATGTCGAGCGCGGCACAATCGATGGGGCACCGACCGTCCTCATCGACGCCGACGCCTTCACCGGGTATCCGGACGGGCTGTGTGTCGACACGCGCGGCCATCTCTGGATCGCCGAGTTCGCCGGTGCCGCCGTGCACGAGTTCACGCCGAACGGCGAGCGCCTCCGTACAATCGCGATCCCGACCCCGCAGCCGACCTCGTGCGCCTTCGTCGGGCCAGACCTGGACGAGCTGTGGGTGACTTCGGCCGCGTTCCAGCTCGACCTCGCGGACGACGCCGATGCTGGATCGATCTTCCGCCTGCGCGACCTCGGCGCGACCGGTCTCCCCCTCGACCCCATTCGGTGGCTGACGTGA
- a CDS encoding GntR family transcriptional regulator — translation MTALDNAAEAGGRVRGRFRGSKLDSLEPSRGAPGYSADSRGRISDYVYEELGEAIRSLRLHPGATLSEPAVAAWLKVSRAPVREAFTRLADQRLITIVPQVGSKVAPISMRDVSDAVFVRSSLETGAFRQTIAAQDLDVTQLQAMVDRNREALERGDAEEFFDTDEQLHQLVFALAGVPHLWELVRGMKVHLDRLRRMSLSAAIHNAELPLEHQRIVDAIVDRDEAAGTAVIHLHSHRVLADTTSLQAEYPDYFAS, via the coding sequence ATGACGGCACTCGACAACGCGGCCGAGGCCGGCGGCCGTGTGCGCGGCCGGTTCCGCGGGAGCAAGCTCGACAGTCTCGAGCCCTCTCGAGGTGCGCCCGGCTACTCGGCCGACTCGCGTGGCCGCATCTCGGACTATGTGTACGAGGAGCTCGGCGAGGCGATCCGGAGCCTGCGCCTGCACCCGGGGGCGACGCTCTCCGAGCCGGCCGTCGCGGCGTGGCTCAAAGTCAGCCGCGCGCCGGTGCGGGAGGCGTTCACCCGCCTGGCCGACCAGCGCCTCATCACGATCGTCCCGCAGGTGGGGAGCAAGGTCGCTCCGATCTCGATGCGCGACGTGAGCGACGCCGTCTTCGTGCGCAGCTCCCTCGAGACGGGTGCGTTCCGCCAGACGATCGCGGCTCAAGACCTCGACGTCACACAGCTGCAGGCGATGGTCGACCGCAATCGCGAGGCCCTGGAGCGGGGCGACGCGGAGGAGTTCTTCGACACCGACGAGCAGCTGCACCAGCTCGTCTTCGCCCTGGCCGGCGTCCCGCACCTGTGGGAGCTGGTGCGGGGCATGAAGGTGCATCTCGATCGGCTCCGCCGCATGAGCCTGAGCGCCGCGATCCACAACGCCGAACTCCCTCTCGAGCATCAGCGCATCGTCGACGCCATCGTCGACCGCGATGAGGCGGCGGGCACGGCGGTCATCCATCTGCACTCGCATCGCGTCCTCGCAGACACGACGAGCCTGCAGGCGGAGTACCCCGACTACTTCGCCTCCTGA
- a CDS encoding SDR family oxidoreductase yields MSADRGVAVDGDVDIHAGRVVLVTGGSQGIGRGIAEVLAAKGASVVVHGLTQEFVDETVAAIGAAGGKATGTWGPIDRPQTTIEAVDAALRAYGRLDHLVTAAGIQRYGDAVSTSVETWDEVFGVNVRGVFLAAHAALPHIRERKGTVTIISSVQATATQQQVVAYTASKGALNALTRALAVDEADHGVRVNSVAPGSVDTPMLRHSAAMFSVGTPEAVEATIADWGRMHALGRVAQPREIGEAVSFLASDAASFITGAELRADGGLLARIAAALPAKD; encoded by the coding sequence ATGAGCGCAGACAGGGGCGTCGCCGTGGACGGCGACGTCGATATCCACGCAGGACGGGTCGTTCTCGTCACCGGTGGCTCGCAAGGCATCGGCCGCGGCATCGCCGAGGTGCTCGCCGCGAAGGGCGCATCGGTCGTCGTCCACGGCCTCACCCAAGAGTTCGTCGACGAGACGGTCGCCGCGATCGGCGCGGCCGGCGGCAAGGCGACCGGCACGTGGGGACCCATCGACAGGCCGCAGACGACGATCGAAGCGGTGGATGCCGCGCTCCGCGCCTACGGCCGGCTCGACCACCTCGTGACCGCCGCAGGCATCCAGCGCTACGGCGACGCTGTCTCGACGTCGGTCGAGACGTGGGACGAGGTGTTCGGCGTCAACGTACGCGGAGTCTTCCTCGCGGCACACGCCGCGCTGCCGCACATCCGCGAGCGCAAGGGCACCGTGACGATCATCTCGTCGGTGCAGGCGACGGCGACGCAGCAGCAGGTCGTGGCGTACACGGCGAGCAAAGGTGCGCTCAACGCGCTCACGCGTGCGCTCGCGGTCGACGAGGCCGATCACGGTGTGCGGGTGAACTCCGTCGCGCCGGGCTCGGTCGACACGCCGATGCTCCGCCACTCCGCCGCGATGTTCTCCGTGGGCACGCCCGAGGCTGTCGAAGCGACGATCGCCGATTGGGGCCGAATGCACGCGCTCGGCCGCGTTGCGCAGCCGAGGGAGATCGGCGAAGCGGTGTCGTTCCTCGCCAGCGACGCCGCGAGCTTCATCACCGGGGCCGAGCTGCGCGCCGACGGCGGGTTGCTCGCACGCATCGCCGCGGCCCTGCCGGCCAAGGACTGA
- a CDS encoding mannonate dehydratase translates to MIELGEFLPPRPEASWKLIRQVGVDNVVGGLNGAEQDQRMFPSVGAGGWRPDDREDVPWSERALKRNIEIYDEYGFRLVATEDTAPLDKARLGLEGRDAQIDQVIEQIRAMGRLGIPTLAYNWMALSSWGRTDIAIPARGGALVTGYRKADTDALPRLVDEGEVTHEQMWDALAYFLDAVVPEAEAAGVRLAMHPDDPPQPFDRNLPRIMSSVAAFRRLAALHPSAANGITFCQGNFALMPEVLDGTTAIPDLIREFGTEKIPFVHFRDVKGTPAEFQETFHDEGQTDMPACMEAYYEIGFGGVMRPDHVPTLDGETNSRPGYETLGRLFAIGYIRGLEHAWYGHPAKRSVRVA, encoded by the coding sequence ATGATCGAACTCGGCGAATTCCTGCCGCCCCGGCCTGAGGCATCCTGGAAGCTCATCCGCCAGGTCGGCGTCGACAACGTCGTCGGCGGGCTCAACGGCGCCGAGCAGGACCAGCGCATGTTTCCCTCGGTCGGCGCCGGCGGTTGGAGGCCCGACGACCGCGAAGACGTGCCTTGGAGTGAGAGGGCACTCAAGCGGAACATCGAGATCTACGACGAATACGGCTTCCGGCTCGTCGCCACGGAGGACACGGCCCCGCTCGACAAGGCGCGCCTGGGCCTCGAAGGCCGCGACGCGCAGATCGACCAGGTCATCGAGCAGATCCGCGCGATGGGGCGGCTCGGCATCCCGACCCTCGCGTACAACTGGATGGCGCTGTCCAGCTGGGGCCGCACGGACATCGCGATCCCCGCACGAGGCGGCGCGCTCGTGACCGGTTACCGTAAGGCCGACACCGACGCGCTTCCTCGCCTCGTGGATGAGGGTGAGGTCACGCACGAGCAGATGTGGGACGCCCTCGCGTATTTCCTCGACGCCGTCGTCCCCGAGGCGGAGGCCGCCGGAGTGCGCCTGGCGATGCACCCCGATGATCCGCCGCAGCCGTTCGACCGCAACCTGCCGCGCATCATGAGCTCCGTCGCGGCGTTCCGCCGCCTCGCGGCGCTGCATCCGTCCGCGGCGAACGGCATCACGTTCTGCCAGGGCAACTTCGCACTCATGCCCGAGGTGCTCGACGGGACGACGGCGATCCCCGACCTCATCCGCGAGTTCGGCACCGAGAAGATCCCGTTCGTCCATTTCCGCGACGTCAAGGGCACGCCTGCCGAGTTCCAGGAGACCTTCCACGACGAGGGTCAGACCGACATGCCCGCGTGCATGGAGGCGTACTACGAGATCGGCTTCGGTGGAGTCATGCGCCCCGACCATGTGCCGACGCTCGACGGCGAGACCAACAGCCGCCCCGGCTACGAGACCCTCGGCCGCCTCTTCGCGATCGGATACATCCGCGGACTCGAACATGCCTGGTACGGCCACCCTGCGAAGCGATCGGTTCGGGTCGCGTGA